One part of the Acetoanaerobium sticklandii genome encodes these proteins:
- a CDS encoding PolC-type DNA polymerase III encodes MESFKFINLETIDAKVELDNIVYFKNEKKLNLYFKTDKIIPMPKLIESESNLKLQFKYLSRVSLKPRYNLTSDVGNLLIEYVENIKYKITEVCPSTSYLHKDALSLDFNQAEQCLNIYVKDKFVLKRLTSKNLEYSIGAMIQEELGLMYKVNIISSSTELDMKLYNQAKEEDTNYIISNLDKVTRVSSTSKEKAEKKPSDKSAYIKKSKNAKDANEEILPIKDLKGNEYAISVVGDVFSMEKRELKNGKNLFTFAVTDYTGSIFCKVFSKDDEISIKVGDYVRISGDVNYDAFAKEIVIMTKDFEPKAKKIRKDINTQKRVELHAHTNMSAMDAIPGVKALIKKAKEFGHKAIAITDHGVVQAFPEAMEVGQNEGVKILYGVEGYLVNDMSKIVTIDTEGDFEDEYVVFDIETTGFSNTSDEITEIGAVKIRNKEIIDSFGELINPHMPIPLKVQELTGITNDLIKDKPSIDEVLPRFLEFVGSSILVAHNSDFDMGFIRAKAKRLNLAFENKDIDTLKLSRILLPNLKRHKLNLITNHLGISLENHHRAVDDAKATALVFIKFMEMLIDKDINTFEMVNDKLGKLDYKSIPSNHITIIARDYTGLKNLYKLISASHIDYFYKNPRIPKSLLIKHREGLLIGSACEAGELYQAVLRRKSDEEIDEIASFYDYVEVMPTSNNNFMIRKNSVKDEIELQTINKTIIDIAIRNNKIPVATSDVHFINPEDEAYRTVLKHSLGFKDANESTPLYFKTTQEMLDDFSYLEPELANEIVIENTNKIADMIEDILPVPDGTYPPRIEGSDEELRQMCFDKARNIYGDNLPEIVEKRLERELGSIISNGYAVMYIIAQKLVTKSMQDGYLVGSRGSVGSSFAATMSDITEVNPLPPHYVCSNCKYSHFITDGSYGSGADLPDKLCPDCNTNLTKDGHDIPFEVFLGFEGDKEPDIDLNFAGEYQPNAHKYTEELFGKGYVFRAGTIGTIAEKTAYGFAKKYIEENEIEANGAEVERLKSGCTGIKRTSGQHPGGVMVVPDYKEIFDFSPIQYPANDSSSGVITTHFDYHSISGRILKLDILGHDVPSIIKMLEDLTDTNATKIPLDDKDTMSLFTSTQKLGCDLSAINCTVGSLGIPEFGTKFVRQMLIDTQPTTFAELVRISGLSHGTDVWINNAQELVRNKVAELKDVISTRDDIMNYLILMGLKPKTAFKIMENVRKGKGLTDEHIQDMKEKNVPSWYIDSCNKIKYMFPKAHAAAYVMMSFRIAYYKVHHKEAFYATYFTTKAEDFDIALISKGKDAVLEKLKELESLGNKATAKEKNIATVLEVAYEMFSRGVKLDRLDLYKSHSKVFKLSSDKALIPPLISMQGLGETVAINIANESSREFMSIEDFRQRTKATKTVIETLISYGCLNSLPETNQLSLL; translated from the coding sequence TTGGAGAGTTTTAAATTTATAAATCTTGAAACTATAGATGCTAAAGTAGAATTGGATAACATAGTATATTTCAAGAATGAGAAAAAATTAAATCTTTATTTTAAAACAGATAAGATTATCCCTATGCCTAAGCTAATAGAGTCTGAAAGTAATCTCAAGCTTCAATTCAAGTATCTAAGTAGGGTATCATTAAAACCAAGATATAACTTGACTTCCGATGTGGGAAATTTACTTATAGAGTACGTAGAAAACATAAAATATAAAATAACAGAAGTATGTCCATCCACTTCATATCTACATAAAGACGCTCTGAGCTTAGATTTTAATCAAGCTGAACAATGCTTAAATATCTATGTTAAAGATAAATTTGTTCTAAAAAGGCTTACTTCGAAAAACCTTGAATACTCTATAGGTGCAATGATTCAAGAAGAACTAGGCCTCATGTATAAGGTCAACATTATATCATCAAGTACAGAGCTTGACATGAAATTATACAACCAAGCTAAAGAAGAAGATACAAATTACATTATAAGCAATCTGGATAAAGTTACTAGAGTATCTAGCACATCAAAGGAAAAGGCAGAGAAAAAACCATCAGATAAATCAGCTTATATCAAAAAAAGCAAGAATGCTAAAGATGCCAATGAAGAAATATTACCAATAAAAGATTTAAAAGGAAACGAATATGCTATCTCAGTAGTAGGAGATGTATTTTCGATGGAAAAAAGAGAGTTGAAAAATGGCAAAAATCTTTTTACATTTGCAGTTACAGATTATACTGGTTCTATTTTCTGCAAGGTTTTTTCAAAGGATGATGAAATTTCTATAAAAGTAGGCGACTATGTAAGAATCAGCGGAGATGTGAACTACGATGCCTTTGCAAAAGAAATTGTAATAATGACAAAGGATTTTGAACCTAAAGCAAAAAAAATTAGAAAAGATATAAACACTCAAAAAAGAGTGGAGCTACATGCACATACTAATATGTCAGCAATGGACGCAATACCAGGAGTTAAAGCTCTTATAAAAAAAGCCAAGGAATTTGGTCACAAAGCAATAGCCATCACAGATCATGGAGTAGTCCAAGCTTTTCCAGAAGCTATGGAAGTTGGCCAAAACGAAGGTGTGAAGATACTATATGGAGTTGAAGGCTATCTCGTAAATGACATGTCAAAGATTGTAACGATTGACACTGAAGGAGATTTTGAAGATGAATATGTAGTCTTCGATATAGAAACTACGGGATTTTCAAATACTTCAGATGAAATAACTGAGATAGGCGCGGTAAAAATAAGAAATAAAGAGATAATAGATAGCTTTGGAGAGTTAATAAATCCCCATATGCCTATACCTTTAAAAGTTCAAGAACTCACCGGTATAACTAATGACTTAATAAAGGATAAGCCCTCAATAGATGAAGTTCTACCAAGATTTTTAGAATTTGTTGGAAGTAGCATTTTAGTTGCTCATAACAGTGATTTTGACATGGGCTTTATTAGAGCAAAAGCAAAGCGATTAAACTTAGCTTTTGAAAACAAAGATATAGATACACTTAAATTATCTAGAATATTGCTTCCTAATTTAAAAAGACATAAATTAAACTTAATAACTAATCATCTTGGAATCAGCCTTGAGAATCATCATAGAGCAGTAGATGATGCTAAAGCAACAGCACTAGTTTTTATCAAGTTTATGGAAATGCTAATAGATAAAGATATAAACACTTTTGAGATGGTAAATGATAAACTAGGCAAGCTAGATTATAAAAGCATTCCTAGCAATCATATAACAATTATAGCCAGAGACTACACGGGCCTTAAAAATCTTTATAAGCTTATATCTGCTTCTCATATAGATTATTTTTATAAAAATCCAAGAATACCAAAAAGCCTTTTGATAAAGCATAGAGAAGGGCTATTGATAGGAAGCGCATGTGAGGCTGGCGAGCTTTATCAAGCAGTTCTTAGAAGAAAATCAGATGAAGAAATTGATGAAATAGCTAGTTTTTATGATTATGTTGAAGTTATGCCTACTTCTAACAATAACTTTATGATAAGGAAAAATTCAGTAAAAGATGAAATTGAGCTACAAACTATAAATAAGACAATAATAGATATAGCTATTAGAAATAATAAAATACCAGTGGCAACATCAGATGTGCATTTTATAAATCCAGAAGATGAAGCATATAGAACAGTGCTTAAGCACTCATTAGGATTTAAAGATGCAAATGAAAGCACTCCGCTTTATTTCAAAACAACACAGGAGATGCTTGATGATTTTTCTTATTTAGAACCTGAACTTGCAAATGAAATTGTAATTGAAAATACAAATAAAATTGCAGATATGATAGAGGATATACTTCCAGTCCCAGACGGTACATACCCTCCTAGAATTGAAGGTTCCGATGAAGAATTAAGGCAAATGTGCTTTGACAAGGCAAGAAATATTTATGGAGATAATTTGCCAGAAATAGTAGAAAAAAGATTGGAAAGAGAGCTAGGCTCTATTATTAGCAATGGTTATGCAGTAATGTATATAATAGCTCAAAAGCTTGTTACTAAATCAATGCAGGACGGATACCTTGTAGGCTCAAGGGGCTCTGTTGGGTCTTCATTTGCAGCTACTATGAGTGACATAACTGAGGTTAATCCTCTTCCTCCACATTATGTGTGCAGTAATTGTAAATATAGCCATTTTATAACTGATGGCTCTTATGGAAGTGGAGCGGATTTACCAGATAAGCTTTGTCCTGATTGCAATACAAATCTTACCAAGGATGGGCATGATATTCCGTTTGAAGTGTTTTTAGGATTTGAAGGAGATAAAGAACCCGATATAGATCTTAATTTTGCAGGGGAGTATCAACCTAACGCTCATAAATATACTGAAGAATTATTCGGAAAGGGATATGTATTTAGAGCAGGGACAATAGGTACGATAGCTGAAAAAACTGCATATGGGTTTGCAAAAAAATATATTGAAGAAAATGAAATTGAGGCAAATGGAGCTGAAGTGGAAAGGCTTAAAAGCGGATGCACAGGTATAAAGCGTACATCTGGACAACATCCTGGTGGAGTTATGGTAGTGCCTGACTACAAAGAAATTTTCGATTTTTCTCCTATCCAGTATCCTGCAAATGATTCTTCTTCTGGAGTTATAACCACTCATTTTGATTATCATTCCATAAGCGGAAGGATCCTTAAGCTTGACATACTAGGACACGACGTTCCTTCAATTATAAAAATGCTTGAGGATTTAACAGATACAAATGCAACTAAAATTCCCCTTGATGATAAAGATACAATGTCATTGTTTACATCAACGCAAAAGCTTGGATGTGATTTATCAGCTATAAACTGTACAGTTGGAAGCTTGGGTATACCCGAATTTGGAACAAAATTTGTAAGGCAAATGTTGATTGACACTCAGCCTACTACCTTTGCAGAGCTTGTGAGAATCTCTGGACTTTCCCATGGTACAGATGTATGGATAAATAATGCTCAAGAGCTTGTAAGAAATAAGGTTGCGGAGCTTAAGGACGTTATTTCGACTAGAGATGATATTATGAATTATCTTATACTGATGGGCTTAAAACCAAAGACGGCATTTAAAATAATGGAAAATGTAAGAAAAGGTAAAGGCCTAACAGATGAACATATCCAAGATATGAAAGAAAAAAATGTGCCTTCTTGGTATATAGATTCATGTAATAAAATTAAGTATATGTTTCCAAAAGCCCATGCGGCAGCTTATGTAATGATGTCATTTAGAATAGCTTATTATAAAGTGCATCATAAGGAAGCATTTTATGCTACTTACTTTACTACTAAAGCAGAGGACTTTGATATAGCGCTAATTTCAAAAGGAAAGGACGCTGTTTTAGAAAAACTAAAAGAATTAGAATCTCTAGGAAATAAGGCTACAGCTAAAGAAAAAAATATTGCCACTGTGCTTGAGGTGGCTTATGAGATGTTTAGTAGAGGAGTAAAGCTCGATAGACTTGACTTATATAAATCTCATTCAAAGGTATTTAAACTTTCATCAGACAAAGCTCTGATTCCTCCACTAATATCTATGCAAGGACTAGGCGAAACTGTAGCTATTAATATTGCAAATGAATCATCGAGAGAGTTTATGTCAATTGAGGATTTTAGGCAGCGCACTAAAGCAACTAAAACC
- the ispG gene encoding flavodoxin-dependent (E)-4-hydroxy-3-methylbut-2-enyl-diphosphate synthase produces the protein MQRTKTKKIYVKDITIGGDSPIVIQSMTNTKTSDAKATIAQIKALEKAGCELVRVSVPNSESAQAIGEIISNVNIPVVADIHFDYKLALESIKNGVHGLRINPGNIGNEEKVIQVVNEAKKRNIKIRIGVNAGSLEKDLLDSMGRTPEAMVESAFRHIKILEKYDFYNTAVSLKASDIETTIKAYELFSSKSDYPLHLGITEAGTLKAGTVKSSIGIGYMLLNGIGDTIRVSLTADPVEEIYVAKEILKSIGLDNESIRIISCPTCARTDIDIIGLAEKVEKATANIKKNISVAIMGCAVNGPGEARDADLGIAGGKSEALLFKKGQIIRKVDEASIIEVLLEEIDKF, from the coding sequence ATGCAAAGAACAAAAACAAAGAAAATATATGTTAAAGATATTACAATAGGGGGAGATTCGCCTATAGTAATTCAATCTATGACAAATACAAAAACCTCAGATGCCAAGGCGACTATAGCTCAAATAAAAGCACTAGAAAAAGCTGGTTGCGAGCTTGTCAGAGTATCTGTGCCTAACAGTGAAAGTGCTCAGGCTATTGGTGAAATAATTTCAAATGTAAATATTCCAGTAGTTGCAGATATTCATTTTGATTATAAATTGGCACTTGAATCTATAAAAAATGGAGTTCATGGACTTAGAATCAATCCTGGAAATATCGGAAATGAAGAAAAAGTTATTCAGGTTGTAAATGAAGCTAAGAAAAGAAACATAAAAATTCGAATTGGAGTTAATGCAGGCTCTTTGGAAAAAGATCTTTTAGATTCTATGGGAAGAACTCCTGAGGCTATGGTAGAAAGTGCTTTTAGACATATAAAAATACTAGAAAAATACGACTTTTACAACACAGCTGTGTCCTTAAAAGCAAGCGATATTGAAACTACTATAAAAGCCTATGAGCTGTTTTCAAGCAAAAGCGATTATCCTCTACATTTAGGGATAACTGAAGCAGGAACTTTAAAAGCAGGAACTGTAAAATCATCTATTGGAATTGGTTATATGCTTCTAAATGGAATTGGAGATACTATAAGAGTTTCATTAACTGCTGATCCAGTAGAGGAAATATATGTTGCAAAAGAGATACTAAAGTCTATCGGACTGGATAATGAATCTATAAGAATTATTTCTTGTCCTACCTGCGCTAGAACTGATATAGATATCATAGGCCTTGCCGAGAAGGTTGAGAAAGCAACAGCTAACATTAAGAAGAACATATCAGTTGCAATCATGGGATGTGCAGTCAATGGACCAGGTGAAGCAAGGGATGCTGACCTTGGAATAGCTGGCGGAAAATCTGAAGCCCTGTTATTTAAAAAAGGTCAAATAATTAGAAAAGTGGATGAAGCTTCTATAATAGAAGTTTTGCTAGAGGAAATAGATAAATTCTAA
- the rseP gene encoding RIP metalloprotease RseP, which translates to MTIIIALIVFGVIVTVHEMGHFFTAKYFGVTVHEFSVGMGPKLYSKTKKETEYSLRALPLGGYVRMEGEDSESEDPNSFNNKHPLKRMAIIFAGPFMNFILTIVLMSFLFMMIGVPVNKIGALVENMPASNSGLEVGDKIIMIDDKKIDSWQSVTDAIQSSPDNDLEFTIERNNEQKVIDVDAVEQAGRKVVGISPASEKSPGKSLVFGTNQTILMLTDMLSFLGKLFTGQAGDEGVVGPVGIISAVGEAARTGFANVISLAAIISLNLGLINLLPIPALDGSRIVFQAIELVRGKKIDPEKEGFVHMIGMILLLALMLFITSKDILRIFG; encoded by the coding sequence ATGACTATAATAATTGCACTGATAGTTTTTGGAGTCATAGTTACAGTTCATGAAATGGGACATTTTTTTACTGCAAAGTATTTTGGTGTTACTGTACATGAATTTTCTGTAGGAATGGGGCCAAAGCTATATAGCAAAACAAAAAAAGAAACAGAATATTCCTTAAGAGCACTTCCGCTTGGCGGATATGTAAGAATGGAAGGAGAAGATAGTGAAAGTGAGGACCCAAATAGCTTTAACAACAAGCATCCTCTTAAGAGAATGGCTATAATATTTGCTGGTCCATTTATGAATTTTATTCTTACAATTGTATTAATGTCATTTTTATTTATGATGATTGGAGTTCCAGTAAATAAAATCGGAGCGCTTGTAGAAAATATGCCAGCTTCTAATTCTGGATTGGAAGTCGGCGATAAAATTATAATGATAGATGATAAGAAAATAGATTCATGGCAGTCTGTTACAGATGCAATACAAAGCTCTCCTGACAATGATTTAGAATTTACAATTGAGAGGAATAATGAGCAGAAAGTTATAGATGTAGATGCAGTAGAGCAAGCAGGCAGAAAGGTAGTAGGAATATCACCTGCTTCTGAAAAAAGCCCAGGAAAATCTTTAGTATTTGGAACAAATCAAACTATACTCATGCTTACTGACATGTTAAGCTTTTTAGGAAAGCTCTTCACTGGACAAGCTGGTGACGAAGGTGTAGTTGGACCAGTTGGAATAATAAGCGCAGTAGGCGAAGCTGCTAGAACTGGTTTTGCCAATGTAATATCATTAGCAGCTATAATAAGCTTGAATTTAGGGCTAATAAATCTACTTCCAATACCTGCTTTAGATGGTAGCCGTATTGTATTTCAAGCAATAGAGCTTGTAAGGGGCAAAAAAATAGACCCAGAAAAAGAAGGCTTTGTTCATATGATAGGGATGATACTACTTTTAGCATTAATGCTATTTATAACCTCTAAGGATATCTTGAGGATATTTGGTTAA
- a CDS encoding 1-deoxy-D-xylulose-5-phosphate reductoisomerase has translation MKIISILGSTGSIGTQTLDVIRNHKDKFEVFGLSANSSVDILINQIIEFNPKIVCIYDEAKYSDLKSKVDKLDLDYNIELCYGIDGLNTIADAKQNDILLTSVVGMIGLIPTLTAIKRGTTIALANKETLVTAGKLVMDEAKKHNVAIIPVDSEHSAIFQCLVGENTSDINKIILTASGGPFRGLDKETISQMTKSNALKHPNWSMGQKITIDSATLMNKGLEVIEAKWLFDLDIKKIEVLVHPQSIIHSMVEFKDKSIKAQLGTPNMKGPIQYALGYPQRLDSQEDGLDFIKYNNLTFEKPDYQCFPCLKLAFDALEKEGTYLSVLNAANEELVYEFLNDKIKFYDISNIISEALSSHDSINNPDLNQILEADKWARRYVNNKISKLI, from the coding sequence ATGAAAATAATATCTATTCTAGGATCGACTGGTTCTATTGGAACCCAGACTTTAGATGTTATAAGAAATCATAAAGATAAATTTGAGGTATTTGGATTATCAGCAAATAGTAGCGTAGATATACTTATAAATCAAATAATAGAATTTAACCCTAAAATTGTATGTATTTATGATGAAGCTAAATATTCAGATTTAAAGTCTAAGGTTGATAAGCTGGATTTAGATTACAATATAGAGCTTTGCTATGGGATAGATGGTTTGAATACAATTGCTGATGCAAAGCAAAATGATATACTTCTTACATCGGTAGTAGGCATGATAGGACTTATTCCCACGCTTACTGCTATAAAAAGAGGAACTACTATCGCTTTAGCAAATAAAGAAACACTAGTAACTGCTGGGAAACTAGTTATGGACGAAGCAAAAAAACACAATGTGGCTATTATTCCTGTAGATAGTGAGCATAGTGCTATTTTTCAGTGTCTAGTGGGCGAAAACACTAGCGATATTAATAAAATTATTCTAACAGCTTCAGGAGGACCATTTAGAGGGCTGGATAAAGAAACTATATCGCAGATGACTAAGAGCAATGCTTTAAAACATCCAAATTGGAGTATGGGGCAAAAAATAACAATAGACTCAGCCACTCTTATGAATAAAGGTTTAGAAGTAATAGAGGCAAAATGGCTATTTGATTTAGACATAAAAAAAATAGAGGTTCTTGTACACCCACAAAGCATAATACATTCCATGGTTGAGTTTAAAGACAAAAGTATAAAAGCTCAGCTAGGTACTCCAAATATGAAGGGACCTATTCAATATGCTCTTGGCTATCCTCAAAGATTAGATTCTCAAGAAGATGGACTGGATTTTATAAAGTATAATAATCTCACGTTTGAAAAACCAGACTACCAATGCTTTCCATGCTTAAAGCTTGCATTTGATGCTCTTGAAAAAGAAGGAACCTATCTGTCTGTTCTTAATGCAGCGAATGAAGAATTGGTATATGAATTTTTGAATGATAAAATAAAATTTTATGATATATCAAACATAATAAGCGAAGCACTTTCTTCTCATGATTCAATCAATAATCCAGATTTGAATCAAATACTGGAAGCAGATAAATGGGCAAGACGATATGTTAATAATAAAATTTCAAAGTTGATATAG
- a CDS encoding phosphatidate cytidylyltransferase codes for MKVRIISALVLLPIFFFVIIYGGLVTKLAVLLVALISIKEFTNAFAESGIKPTNAILYIITILFLVPSWLNIWSVLPVLLFILVVGESILLIFGKKTVEDISVSILTFVYITVALSSVIVVREASFDFIWYIFIFAWATDTCAYFAGFAFGKHKLMPKVSPKKTIEGAIGGIIGCIIISTVYAYFVHPEYILLIGVSALIGSVISQAGDLFASSFKRKLGVKDYGNLIPGHGGMLDRIDSIIFTAPFTYIVMFIAKLI; via the coding sequence TTGAAAGTCAGAATTATATCTGCACTAGTTCTTCTTCCGATATTTTTCTTCGTTATCATATATGGAGGACTTGTAACAAAGCTAGCAGTTTTACTTGTTGCATTAATATCAATTAAAGAATTTACAAATGCATTTGCAGAATCGGGGATTAAACCAACAAATGCAATTTTATATATTATAACAATATTATTTTTAGTTCCTAGCTGGCTAAATATATGGTCGGTGCTACCTGTTTTGCTATTTATACTTGTAGTGGGCGAGAGCATCCTTCTTATTTTTGGAAAAAAAACAGTAGAGGATATTTCGGTAAGCATCTTAACTTTTGTTTATATAACGGTTGCTCTTAGCAGTGTGATTGTTGTTAGAGAGGCATCGTTTGATTTCATTTGGTATATTTTTATTTTTGCATGGGCAACAGATACCTGTGCTTACTTTGCAGGTTTTGCTTTTGGAAAGCATAAACTTATGCCAAAGGTTAGCCCTAAAAAAACTATAGAAGGGGCTATAGGAGGTATAATTGGCTGTATTATAATATCGACTGTATATGCTTATTTCGTACATCCTGAGTATATCTTGCTTATAGGAGTCTCAGCGCTAATAGGAAGCGTAATATCTCAAGCAGGAGACTTATTTGCATCTTCTTTTAAACGTAAGCTAGGTGTAAAAGATTATGGAAATCTTATACCTGGACATGGAGGAATGCTAGATAGAATAGACAGCATTATATTCACAGCGCCATTTACTTATATAGTGATGTTTATTGCAAAGCTGATATAA
- a CDS encoding isoprenyl transferase has protein sequence MSYYDKIDKSNIPSHIGIIMDGNGRWAKKRMLPRSFGHKAGVETIRDIVKACNELKVEYLTLYAFSTENWNRPEEEVSALMKLLLEYLKKETKELDKNNVRINAIGDYSKLPKLIYDELCESIEKTKNNTGVVMSLALNYGSRNDIMTAVKNIILEEREKGIDIDSVDEDFMRNYLSTRLLPDPDLIIRPSGELRLSNFLMWEAAYAEFWFSDINWPDFKREDLYKAIFDYQNRDRRFGTIS, from the coding sequence TTGAGTTATTATGATAAAATAGATAAAAGTAATATACCTAGCCATATTGGTATAATAATGGATGGAAATGGACGTTGGGCTAAGAAAAGAATGCTTCCAAGAAGCTTTGGCCATAAAGCTGGAGTGGAAACAATAAGAGATATTGTAAAGGCTTGCAACGAGCTTAAGGTTGAATATTTGACCCTGTATGCTTTTTCCACTGAAAACTGGAATAGGCCAGAAGAGGAAGTAAGCGCTCTTATGAAGTTATTACTTGAGTACTTAAAAAAAGAAACAAAAGAGCTAGATAAAAATAATGTTAGAATAAATGCAATTGGGGATTACTCAAAGCTACCAAAGCTAATTTATGATGAACTTTGCGAATCTATTGAAAAAACTAAGAATAATACTGGTGTTGTAATGTCGCTTGCTTTGAATTATGGAAGCAGAAATGATATTATGACAGCTGTAAAAAATATAATATTAGAGGAAAGAGAAAAGGGTATTGATATTGATAGTGTTGATGAAGACTTTATGAGGAATTACCTAAGCACTAGATTGTTACCAGACCCTGATTTAATTATAAGACCAAGCGGAGAATTAAGACTTTCTAACTTTTTAATGTGGGAAGCAGCCTATGCCGAATTTTGGTTTTCTGACATAAACTGGCCAGATTTTAAAAGAGAAGATTTATATAAAGCAATTTTTGATTATCAAAATAGAGATAGAAGATTCGGCACCATAAGTTAG
- the frr gene encoding ribosome recycling factor, producing MKLDIHKKLEEKMEKTIAVLKDELLTIRAGRANPNMLDRVMVDYYGTMTPLKQMAGVSSPEPRTILIQPWDKSAMGSIEKAILSSDLGFNPTNDGNSIRINIPQLTEERRKDLIKLVAKTGEQAKVAIRNERREANEAIKKMEKTSELTEDDSKKAQDEVQKLTDSHIKMIDDMLAKKEKDIMEV from the coding sequence ATGAAACTCGATATCCACAAGAAACTTGAAGAAAAAATGGAAAAAACGATTGCTGTTTTAAAAGATGAACTACTCACTATTAGAGCAGGAAGAGCAAATCCAAATATGTTAGATCGTGTGATGGTTGATTACTATGGAACTATGACTCCGCTTAAGCAAATGGCTGGAGTATCATCACCTGAACCTAGAACTATACTTATTCAACCATGGGATAAAAGTGCTATGGGAAGTATTGAAAAAGCTATTCTTAGTTCAGATTTAGGCTTCAATCCTACAAATGATGGTAATTCAATTAGAATTAACATACCGCAGCTTACTGAAGAAAGAAGAAAAGATCTTATAAAACTAGTAGCTAAAACTGGAGAACAAGCTAAGGTTGCGATTAGAAATGAAAGACGTGAAGCAAACGAAGCAATTAAAAAAATGGAAAAAACTTCTGAGCTAACTGAAGATGATTCAAAAAAAGCTCAGGATGAAGTGCAAAAGCTTACTGATTCTCATATCAAGATGATAGATGATATGCTGGCAAAAAAAGAGAAGGATATAATGGAGGTTTAA
- the pyrH gene encoding UMP kinase: MTSTQYKRVLLKLSGEALAGDKGYGIENSVLNSIAKSIKTLMDMGVEVAIVVGGGNIFRGRSGEGMDRTTGDYMGMLATVINSLALQSSLENEGVVTRVQTAIEMRQIAEPYIRRRAIRHLEKQRVVIFGAGTGNPYFSTDTTAALRAAEIEADVILLAKKVDGVYDSDPVLNPDAVKFDELTYMDVLNKGLKVMDSTATSLCMDNNIPIRVFSLEDPNNIIEVVKGKNIGTIVKGD; encoded by the coding sequence ATGACAAGTACACAATATAAAAGAGTTCTGCTAAAACTAAGTGGTGAAGCATTGGCTGGAGATAAAGGCTATGGAATAGAAAATTCTGTACTTAATTCTATAGCTAAATCTATAAAAACCTTGATGGATATGGGTGTAGAAGTGGCAATTGTTGTTGGTGGAGGAAATATCTTTAGAGGCCGAAGCGGTGAAGGTATGGATAGAACAACAGGTGATTACATGGGCATGCTTGCAACTGTGATTAACTCTCTTGCACTTCAATCATCTCTTGAAAATGAAGGCGTAGTGACTAGAGTGCAAACTGCAATAGAAATGAGACAGATTGCTGAACCTTATATTCGTAGAAGAGCTATAAGACATCTTGAAAAGCAAAGAGTAGTGATTTTTGGAGCAGGAACAGGCAATCCATATTTTTCTACTGATACTACTGCAGCACTTAGAGCAGCAGAAATAGAGGCGGATGTAATTCTTTTAGCTAAAAAAGTTGATGGCGTTTATGATAGTGACCCAGTGCTTAATCCAGATGCAGTTAAATTTGACGAGTTAACTTATATGGATGTTTTAAACAAAGGGCTTAAAGTAATGGACTCAACAGCGACATCATTGTGTATGGATAATAATATTCCTATTAGGGTATTTTCACTTGAAGATCCAAATAATATAATAGAAGTGGTTAAAGGAAAAAATATTGGAACTATAGTAAAGGGGGATTAA